The stretch of DNA CCAATGCCATCATGATTCCTAATCAGGCACTTATTCCGTCATCGCAAGGCTATAGTGTATTTGTTTCGCAAGGCGGAAAAGCAATTATAAAACCGGTGGAAATCGGACAGCGTGATGCTTATTCGGTGCATATTACTAAAGGTTTGAAAGCCGGCGATACACTTATTGTAAGTAACATGTTGCGGTTAGCTCCAGGTTCACAAGTGCAATTAGTTTCTATTAAATGATCCCTAATTTATCTATCAAACTAACATGAGTTCAATATCAACACTGAGCATTTCCCGTCCGGTAATGGCGGGAGTAATGTCAGTTCTACTAATATTATTCGGTATTGTTGGGTACTCCTTTTTAGGAACCCGTGAATACCCTGTTACCGATTCGCCTATCGTTACGGTAACCACTGTTTATCCGGGAGCGAGTGCAGATATTATTGCTTCGCAGGTAACCAAACCATTGGAAGAAGCAATTGCTGAAGCAAATGGAATCCGAGCTATTTCATCGACTTCGCGTGAGCAGGTGAGTGTGATTACGGTGGAATTTAACCTGAATGCAGATTTAGAAGCTGCTGCGAATGATGTTCGCGATAAAGTTTCAAAATCGCGCCAGCAACTACCAACCGACATAGAGCCAACCATTGTTGAAAAAGCTGGTCCGGCCGACTTCCTGGTATTCCTAACGGTGCAGAGTAAAACGAAAAGTCTGGAAGATGTAACCGATTTTGTAAACATCAATATTAAAGAACGTTTACAATCGATTCCCGGCGTGCGTTTGGTCGATTCTTATGCAGGACGTAAACGTTCAATGCGTTTACGGATGGACCCGGTGAAAATGGCTGCTTATGGATTAACACCTTCAGATATTCAGAAAGCATTACAACGTGAGAATGTTGACTTACCAAGCGGTAGGATCGAAGGTCAAAATACCGAAGTTTCTTTACGTACCGAAGGTCGTTTGGTTAATGAAGATGATTTCAACAACATGATTCTGAGCCAAAAGGATGGTGCAATAGTTCGATTCAAAGACATTGGAACCGCTGTAATGTCGTCACAAAATGAGCGTACAGCAATGATCATCTACAATGGTAAAACTGCCGAATATGGGGTAGGTACCGGAGTAATGCCACAACGCGGTGCTAACTCTCTGGCCATTGTTGAAGAGTTTAAAAAACGATTTGAGGAAATTAAGAAAACCGCTCCTAAGGAATACGAAATTGCTCTAGGGAAGGACTTTACCGTTCCAGTTCGAAATTCACTTTCGGAAGTGGAAGAAACCCTGATACTTGCTTTTGTACTGGTATCAATCATCATCTTTATTTTCTTGCGCGACTGGAGAAGTACGATAATACCATTGGTGGCCATTCCGGTGTCTATTATTTCCGCGTTCTTCATTATGTACATCGCCGATTTTTCCATTAATGTGCTTACACTCCTGGGATTGGTGCTGGCTATTGGTTTGGTAGTGGACGATGCGATTGTGGTCCTTGAAAATATCTACAGTAAGGTAGAGAAGGGAATGCATCCGGTTGAAGCTGCAAAAAAAGGATCTACCGAAATTTACTTTGCAGTTATCTCTACTACCGTAACACTGGCCGCAGTTTTTCTACCGATTCTGTTCTTAGGGGGCATTACGGGAAGATTGTTTAAAGAGTTTGCCATTGTGGTAGCCGGCTCGGTATTGATTTCCGCATTTGTGGCCTTAACCTTATCGCCAATGATGAGCGCTTATTTATTGAAAGCGGGAACGGCTCATGGGTGGTTGTATCGTAAAACCGAACCTTGGTTTGAAGCGTTGAATAATGCTTATGCCCGCTCTTTAAATGCGTTCTTTAAAGTACGCTGGTTAGGTTTTGTGATCTTATTACTTTCTTTCGGTGTGGCTTACTGGTTGGCCCCAAAGCTTCCTTCAGAATTAGCTCCGCTTGAAGATCGTTCAATGATCGGATTAGCAGTTATTGCTCCGGAAGGAACTTCCTTTGAGAGTATGCAAGCCAGTATGAAGGAGATCGGAAATTACGTTAGTGATTCTGTTCCTGACTTAAATCGCGATCGCACTTATGCAGCTATTGCCGCAGGTAGTGGAAATCTGACTTTACCGGTTAATAGTAGTTTTCAATGGATTTTCCTGGAAGATCCTAAAGACCGAAAAAGTGGGTTAACCCAGGCGCAGATTTATCAAAAATTAGCTGCTGCTGCACCTCGATTCCGTAATGTGTTAGTAATCCCAATTCAGTTGCCAACGATCGGAGGTTATGGAAATAGCCAACCTGTACAATACGTAATTCAGGCACCTGGCTTAAAAGAATTAGTAGATGTGATGCCTAAACTGATGAACTCAGTTTACTCGAGCAACAAACTGATGTTCCCTGATCCCGACTTTAAAATTAACCGTCCGGAGATTAGTATTTCCATTGACAGACGTCGTGCCGCTCAGTTGGGTATATCGACTGAAGAAATCGGAAGAACATTACAACTGGCTTTAAGTGGTCGTCGTTATGGATATTTTATCTACAATGACCGTCAGTATGAGGTAATCGGACAATTGGACCGGAAAGAGCGTTCAGCGCCTTATGATTTGCGTTCGCTTAATTTAAAAGCACAATCGGGTGAGATGGTTTCGTTGGATAACCTGGTTACCTTGAAAGATGGAATCAGTCCACCTGCCATTTATCGTTTCAACCAAAATTATAGCGCGACTATTTCGGCAACACCTGCACCAGGTGTAAGCTTGGGAGAAGCAATTAAGGAGCTGGATAATATTACGGCCAAAGAATTACCGAAAGGTTTCAGTACAGCACTTGCCGGACAAAGCCGCGATTATGCCGAAAGCAGTTCAAGTTTGGTTTATGCATTCTTATTTGCCATTGTGCTAATCTATTTGGTGTTGGCTGCTCAATTTGAAAGTCTGATAGATCCATTTATCATTCTGCTGACAGTTCCAATGGCATTAACCGGAGCGTTGTTGAGTTTATATTTTACCGATCAGTCGATCAATATTTTCAGTCAGATTGGTATCATCATGCTCATTGGGTTGATCACCAAAAACGGTATCCTGATCGTTGAGTTTGCGAACCAAAGCAAGGAAGAAGGGGAGTCGGTTTTAGAAGCAGTAAAGACAGCAGCCGTGTCGAGGTTCAGACCAATTTTGATGACCACTTTGGCCATGATATTTGGTACCCTACCAATCGCCATGTCATTAGGAACCGCTTCAGGAAGCCGCCAGTCATTAGGTATTGTGGTAGTAGGAGGTTTGATCTTCGCCGGAGTTTTAACGCTTTATGTTATTCCTGCTATTTATTCCTATTTCTCAAGGGCACATAAAAAATCAATAATAACTGAACATGAACCTGCTGAATTGAAAGAGGCAGTGTGATGAGTTGAAAGAGTTTTTTCGAAAGGAACACACCCCTAACCCCTCTCAAGAGGGGAATTTTTCAACTACGTTGATAAGGGTTCCCCTCTTGAGACTATATAGGCTTAGAATTATGACAGTGTTTTGAATTCACGGATAAAAAATGTGCAAACTCCGCCTTGTACAGTTCGGCAAAGTTGAGTTAAGTTCTAGCATTAACAATGGAAGAACTGTACGCAGCGGCGGCGTTTTTTGCTTACTTTTTTTCGCTGCAGAAAAAAAGTAAGTCTCGCGGAAAGCGACTAAGCAAAATAGAGCATTGGCTAATGCTCAAAACGTAATATTTTGACGCTACTGTCAATAAAGTTATTATCCTGAGAGGGGCTAGGGGGTAAATTAATACAACAGCTAAAACTCCTTCAACATAAAAAATAAACAAAATGAACAAGATAAATACGGCGCATATAGTCGCCTGGATTATATTAATATTACTGGGACTCGCAACTACATTGGTAGAAGCACAGTCCTTGCCTAATCAATCACTAACTTTAAAAGACGTGATTGAATTGGCCAGAAGTCATAACCGAGATCTAAAAGTTGATTCACTATCCATCAGCAGATCGGAACAGCAAACGCGTATTGCTAAAAGTCAGTTTTTACCTACGATTGGCCTTGCCGGACAGTACCAACATTATTTTCAAAAACCGGTTTTCTTTGGCTTTGACGCTATATCACCCGATAAAATTAATTATGGACGAGTAGGAGGTGAGGATCAGATTGGTGCCCAGGCATTTTTATCACAGCCAATTTTTAACCCGAATGCATCGCCAGAGCTGAAACGCTCGAAATTGGTTGAAAAGCAAACCCAATTGCAGTATCGTGATCGGGAGGTAGATGTAGTTTCGGATGTTAAACAAGTGTATTTGAGGATTTTGGTGCTGGAAAAACGTTTACGCCTGCAAAACGAAAGTGTAGAACGTAATAAAAAAGCGCTGGAAGATTCGCGTTCATTATTGACACAGGGGAAAGCATTGTTGGTAGATACATTAAGGGCCTATACATCCATGAAAAACCTGGAACCGGATGTGTTACGTTTAACCTATGCCATTGAAGTTAGTAAACAACAATTAGGCGTTCTTACCGGACTTGATTCGTTAACGAGCAGTAACATCAACCTGAAAGATTCTTTAGTATACAGTCCGGCAGATGTAATCCCTACAGAAGTGGAATTATACAAAGCATCATTGACACAACGCGCTGACCTGCAGATTTTGGCATTGAATCGGGATGTTAGTCAGCAGCAAATTGATGTTGCAAAAGGAGCAAAATTGCCTTCACTTAATTTGGTGAGCCAGTATCAGTTACAATCCCAAGCAAATGACTTTAAATTCGGAAGTGCAAGCTGGCCTCCGGTATTCTTTGTTGGCGCGCAGGTTTCAATTCCATTATTTACCGGTTTTGCCAATACTTCCAGGGTAAAGCAAGCGCAGATCGAACAACGCCAGTCGCACGTGATTTACACCAACGCTCAGGCTCAACTTAAAACCGAAGTGAAAAGTGTACTGGCTTCATTGCTGGAGACATCCAAAAGGATCCAAACCCAGTTGAATGTTGAAAATACAGCAGAAACCAGTTATTCGATCACCAAATACCGCTATGAACGAGGCGTGGCATCTCGCTTAGAATTAGTGGATGCCGAATTGGCGCTGCGAACAGCCCAAATCAACTACCTGGAAGCGGTCTTTGAATATCAAACCGCCAAAATTGAACTCGACCGCACGCTCGGAAAAGTTGTGTATTAATATAAAATGTGTTGCAATTGTTTAAGGCTATTTCGGTTTTAATATCGGAATGGCCTTATTAGTTTTTTACTGCTGAAGTTTCGATGACAATGTGCACAGGTATTTCCATGCTGCATTTGATATGTGAAATATTTTCAATTAGTAGGTTCATTTTACTAGTTCATGCTCCGGACAATCCACCCGTAATTCTGAGGTTTCCAGCTTCGTATTTAGCAATGCACAAAAATGAGCCTCACCATTATAGTTGGTTTTATAATGACGACAACTCATACACATTCGTTGAATAGTAATAACACCAGTTTTATTAAGATGACTGATAATGTTCAGTAAGCTTAACAGCAGATTCTCCTTATCGTCGGGTAAAAGTTTGTTAACGGGAGTTTGTATTTCATTGGTAAACAAAGCCGTTTGTTCGGCAAGTTCTTTTCCCTTCGGAGTAAGGTGTATGATATAACTACGGGTATCATGTTGTTCATACTCTTTGCTGATCAATTCTTTCTGTTCCAGTGATTTGATGGAATCACTGATAGTCGCCTTAGTCATGTTAAACTCATGAGCCATGTAACTCACCTTTCTTTTTTCGTCACTGTGGTACAACAAAAATATCAGTACCTGTATTTGAATCGGACTCAGTGATAACTCCTTGCTTTCATTCCAAAGCAATACCCTGAAAGCTTGCGAAATTCTCTCAAGGGCAGCAACAATTTTGCTGTCGACCGTTAAGTTTTGGTGCGAAAGATCGAAGGGTGACTTATTCATTTTTACTATAGTTTTTCATTTCATAAATACAGTTTTTGTTTAATAAGTTCAACATAAAAAGCAACCGGCTTTAGCAACCGGTTGCAGCTAATTACTTCAGCTTTTTACATCAGCCATCGAAGCCCCAAAATTTATATGAAGCACATGGCCATTAGGAGTAAGCAGGGCAGGCACCGATTTTACACCCGCAAGCTCTGCTTCGGCAATTCTGCCTTTGTCTTCTCCTAAATGCACAATTTCTACATTGTTGGCACCAATCAGGTTAATAATGTCGTGCTCTGCACTAATACAAACCGGACATCCCGCATGATAAAAGACTGACTTGTTCATTTTTTAACTCATTAAGTAGTGAGCATTATCGCTGGAGTAAATATAGTTAGGAATCCTAATTAATGCAAAGAGATTTAATATTCTGCTATAACTTTTACAACCAACAGGGACAATTAGTAGCTACAATCGCTCCCGAAGGTGTGAAGCAACTCGTTGCTAATATGAATGCTTTTACTAGAAAGGAAGACATTCCTTTTAGTACATTTTATAATTATGATGCTCAGGGAAGGTTGATAAAAGTAAAAGTATGGGAAGGTGGAACGACAGAATATGCCTATCGTAAGGACGGCAGTATTCGCTTTTCGCAAAACTCTTTGCAGGTCGGAAAGAAAAGTCTCTCATATACCAATTATGATCAGTATGGCAGAGCGGTTGAATCAGGTGAATATGTATATGGCACTACGGGAACTAATTTTACTTCCGCTAAGACGTCATCTTCCATCTTAGAAAATATCGCAAATGATGGCGGTCTTGCTAATTTTTCAACCTTAAAAACGGATTGGGTCAGAACGGAATATGATGTCGCTTCAAAAAATGTAAATACAGTAGCTTCCGGATATGCTCAGGACTTCACTTATTGCGGAATTGTCTATACGCAAAATGCGAACAGTGAAACTTGGTACAGTTATGATGATCAGGGACAACTTATCTGGAAAGTACAGAATATTACAGGCTTGGGGGCAAAAACCATCGACTATACCTATGATTTTAATGGCAATGTGCTTCAGGTAGTTTATCAAAAGAATACACCTGCCGAACGCTTCTATCATCATTATGAATACGATTTGGATAAGCGTTTAAGTGCCGTGTATACGAGTAAAGATGGAATTAGCAAGACACTGGAAGCCAAATACTACTATTACTTACATGGCCCATTAAAACGAGTGGAACTAGCAGACAATTTACAAGGAATTGATTATACCTACACGCCACAAGGCTGGCTCAAAACAATCAATCACCCAAGTGGAGTTGATAGTTATGACCCGGGAAAAGATGGAATAGCAAATGGTTTTGCAAAAGATGTATTCGGGATGAGTATGGAATACTTCAGTGGAGATTATATCCGGTCAGGTAGTAATATAGCCAATGTAAGCCCGGGAGCTGGGTATACACCGTATTACAATGGAAATATTCAAGCTTTGACCTGGAGCAACAAGCAGACCACAGGTGGAACGGCAAGTGCGAGGATGTCCGCTTTTAAGTATGATGCTAAGTATCAACTAAATGAATCGGTACACGGAGTTCCAAATTATACTGTTGGTATTTTTGCAGGAACCAATGCCTATAAAGAAACGTTTACTTATCGGGATGCTCACGGAAATATCGGTTCACTTACACGAAACGATGGTTCAGGGAATGTATTGGATAACTTTAGTTACACCTATGGAATTAATAGCAACAGGTTAACAGCTGTACCAGGATATGCCAGTTATGAATACGATGCATTAGGCCAATTAACCCGACAAAATAAAAGTACGGCAAATGATATAAAAGTTA from Solitalea canadensis DSM 3403 encodes:
- a CDS encoding efflux RND transporter permease subunit, translating into MSSISTLSISRPVMAGVMSVLLILFGIVGYSFLGTREYPVTDSPIVTVTTVYPGASADIIASQVTKPLEEAIAEANGIRAISSTSREQVSVITVEFNLNADLEAAANDVRDKVSKSRQQLPTDIEPTIVEKAGPADFLVFLTVQSKTKSLEDVTDFVNINIKERLQSIPGVRLVDSYAGRKRSMRLRMDPVKMAAYGLTPSDIQKALQRENVDLPSGRIEGQNTEVSLRTEGRLVNEDDFNNMILSQKDGAIVRFKDIGTAVMSSQNERTAMIIYNGKTAEYGVGTGVMPQRGANSLAIVEEFKKRFEEIKKTAPKEYEIALGKDFTVPVRNSLSEVEETLILAFVLVSIIIFIFLRDWRSTIIPLVAIPVSIISAFFIMYIADFSINVLTLLGLVLAIGLVVDDAIVVLENIYSKVEKGMHPVEAAKKGSTEIYFAVISTTVTLAAVFLPILFLGGITGRLFKEFAIVVAGSVLISAFVALTLSPMMSAYLLKAGTAHGWLYRKTEPWFEALNNAYARSLNAFFKVRWLGFVILLLSFGVAYWLAPKLPSELAPLEDRSMIGLAVIAPEGTSFESMQASMKEIGNYVSDSVPDLNRDRTYAAIAAGSGNLTLPVNSSFQWIFLEDPKDRKSGLTQAQIYQKLAAAAPRFRNVLVIPIQLPTIGGYGNSQPVQYVIQAPGLKELVDVMPKLMNSVYSSNKLMFPDPDFKINRPEISISIDRRRAAQLGISTEEIGRTLQLALSGRRYGYFIYNDRQYEVIGQLDRKERSAPYDLRSLNLKAQSGEMVSLDNLVTLKDGISPPAIYRFNQNYSATISATPAPGVSLGEAIKELDNITAKELPKGFSTALAGQSRDYAESSSSLVYAFLFAIVLIYLVLAAQFESLIDPFIILLTVPMALTGALLSLYFTDQSINIFSQIGIIMLIGLITKNGILIVEFANQSKEEGESVLEAVKTAAVSRFRPILMTTLAMIFGTLPIAMSLGTASGSRQSLGIVVVGGLIFAGVLTLYVIPAIYSYFSRAHKKSIITEHEPAELKEAV
- a CDS encoding TolC family protein, giving the protein MNKINTAHIVAWIILILLGLATTLVEAQSLPNQSLTLKDVIELARSHNRDLKVDSLSISRSEQQTRIAKSQFLPTIGLAGQYQHYFQKPVFFGFDAISPDKINYGRVGGEDQIGAQAFLSQPIFNPNASPELKRSKLVEKQTQLQYRDREVDVVSDVKQVYLRILVLEKRLRLQNESVERNKKALEDSRSLLTQGKALLVDTLRAYTSMKNLEPDVLRLTYAIEVSKQQLGVLTGLDSLTSSNINLKDSLVYSPADVIPTEVELYKASLTQRADLQILALNRDVSQQQIDVAKGAKLPSLNLVSQYQLQSQANDFKFGSASWPPVFFVGAQVSIPLFTGFANTSRVKQAQIEQRQSHVIYTNAQAQLKTEVKSVLASLLETSKRIQTQLNVENTAETSYSITKYRYERGVASRLELVDAELALRTAQINYLEAVFEYQTAKIELDRTLGKVVY
- a CDS encoding MarR family winged helix-turn-helix transcriptional regulator, whose amino-acid sequence is MNKSPFDLSHQNLTVDSKIVAALERISQAFRVLLWNESKELSLSPIQIQVLIFLLYHSDEKRKVSYMAHEFNMTKATISDSIKSLEQKELISKEYEQHDTRSYIIHLTPKGKELAEQTALFTNEIQTPVNKLLPDDKENLLLSLLNIISHLNKTGVITIQRMCMSCRHYKTNYNGEAHFCALLNTKLETSELRVDCPEHELVK
- a CDS encoding RHS repeat domain-containing protein — encoded protein: MQRDLIFCYNFYNQQGQLVATIAPEGVKQLVANMNAFTRKEDIPFSTFYNYDAQGRLIKVKVWEGGTTEYAYRKDGSIRFSQNSLQVGKKSLSYTNYDQYGRAVESGEYVYGTTGTNFTSAKTSSSILENIANDGGLANFSTLKTDWVRTEYDVASKNVNTVASGYAQDFTYCGIVYTQNANSETWYSYDDQGQLIWKVQNITGLGAKTIDYTYDFNGNVLQVVYQKNTPAERFYHHYEYDLDKRLSAVYTSKDGISKTLEAKYYYYLHGPLKRVELADNLQGIDYTYTPQGWLKTINHPSGVDSYDPGKDGIANGFAKDVFGMSMEYFSGDYIRSGSNIANVSPGAGYTPYYNGNIQALTWSNKQTTGGTASARMSAFKYDAKYQLNESVHGVPNYTVGIFAGTNAYKETFTYRDAHGNIGSLTRNDGSGNVLDNFSYTYGINSNRLTAVPGYASYEYDALGQLTRQNKSTANDIKVKYNVTGKVIGLYDQSDNLKVSYTYDENDQRIQKIDKTGTTEVINWYVSDPAGEALAIYEKQGTSAINLTEQSIYGVDRLGIYFAMGNVKRYELKDHLGNVRGILLRNKNGNNADIYSFKDYYAFGSKAQSGGTDDYRYDYQGQYSEKDKETDWNAFDLRMYDAKIGRWLSFDPKNQYWSPYVGMGNNPIKTADPTGGEGENDFYFNLQGDYLRMKERSWLHNMLFGDKGFIIDNENNVKSSFSFNDAIDPARFLKKEGDFLKGVDLYFSNKMESKLTKIMSSKGDLKMKNANIYDKYMFVYNESMQGGQFDFAGSFAPDRLTILDGIAYNNFDAGNYLWGFAMAKMNVSAILTHWGSEYNGFWNGKIQNVKMGQSPPTGWKRITWKGDSAEDQRAIFNGYFGRKTMMDLRLNY